A section of the Leptidea sinapis chromosome 26, ilLepSina1.1, whole genome shotgun sequence genome encodes:
- the LOC126972371 gene encoding 40S ribosomal protein S29, whose protein sequence is MGHANIWYSHPRKYGQGSRSCRACSNKHGLIRKYGLNICRQCFREYAHDIGFKKLD, encoded by the exons ATGGGTCATGCTAATATCTGGTATTCTCACCCCCGAAAATATGGCCAAGGATCTAGGTCATG CCGCGCCTGTTCCAATAAACATGGCCTTATCCGCAAGTATGGATTGAACATTTGCCGACAGTGTTTCAGGGAGTACGCACACGACATCGGATTCAAGAAG